From the genome of Dehalococcoidales bacterium:
TCCTTGAGGTATGCGATCTCATCTGCCGCCCCCCGGTGCGCTATTGTCCGGCCGGTCAAGTGGGCGCCGCCAATCAGATGGTCGAAATGGCCATGCGTGTAGACCAGATACGCGATATCGAGTGGGGACAGCCGGCGGAGTTCATTGCGCAGGTCGCTTACTTCGTGGGGAAGAGTTGGTGCATCTATCAGCACCGGGCCTTTCTCTGTGACCACGCAGCCGATATTGCAGCCAAGATACTCCGTCTCGATGAATACGCCATCCGTAATCTCTTTCATTACTCCTTCTCATGTGAATCTCCTGACGTTGGCTACGGTGATACATGGTGTCTGCATTGACGGAAATACGCCAATGGAATCACCGATGTGCACCGTCAGGGGTCCTGCCTTGATAACCGTGAAGAGATAAGGAGCAGTATACTGGCAACAAGATAGGGCAGGCCAACCATTAGCCAGGCAAGGAAATGGTTGCGGCCAGCATACACGGCTATATGAATACCCAGTCCGATGGAAGCTGCGGCCAGCAGAACACTGGCAAGTCGCTCTCGCCACCAGGATACAATAGTGCCAAGCAATGCCAGACCCAGAAGCACACCCAGTAGAATGCCTGCCGCTTCCATTGCTTCCCTGCCTTCGTCCAGAAATTCACTGACAGCTTCACCAATGAGGAAGACAAGGCAGAATACTCCCATGACCAGCCCGATTATGCGTGCCGCCCACTTCATTCTTCTTGCCAGACGGTGTCGTTTGCTCTCTAACATTGGCTGGTTTCTCACATCAAATCAGTAACTAGTGGATATGCTACGCTTTTGCTCATTGGACGTCAAGACCCCGAATTGAAGAATCCGGGGCAGAATAACGGATTGGGGAGCTAAAACACGGTGATTATGGCTCAGGTCTGAGCCTTCTGTTCCCGCAGGGTGTCCAGCCAGCCGGCAGATTTCAAGTCGCGCTCGAGGAGGTGCTTGAGATAGCTCCTCATTATTGTCTCCAGTTCGCGGGAAAGTTGAGCGTTAAGCTTGAGGCGGTTGGCGGTATCGTAGTCACTACCCTGGAGCAGGCGCAGCACCTTGAGGGCATTGACGGAAATCGGGTAGGTGAATGGCTGGGTCTGGCGACAGTCCGGACAGAGGACACCGCCGGTAGAGGGGCTGAAATAGTTGGTCACCGGTTCCAGTGGCTGGTGGCAGGCAACGCACTGCTGTAGCTGGGGGCGGTAGCCGACCTCGTGGAGGAGCTTGAGCTCGAAGTAGCGCAGGGTGAGCTCCCGGTCCACATCCTGGCAGAGGTTGTGCATGGTATCGAGCAGAAGTTGAAAGAGGGCAGGATTCTCAACGTGCTCGGGGGTGAACTGGTTGACCAGCTCGATGAGATAGAGTCCGTAAGAGGTGAGCCAGAGATCAGTCTTCAGGAGGAGGAAGCCGTTGATAGTCTGGCTGCCGGTGATGGTATCCAGGTTCCGTCCCCGCGCCAGGGAGACCTGGCTGTGAGTGAGCATCTCCAGGTGGCCGGCGAGCTTGCTCTTAGGGCGGCGTACGCCCCTGGCCACACCCTGAATCTTGCCCAGACCGGGAGTGTAGAGGGTGAGAATATGGTCCGCCTCCCTCAGTTTGGTCTTTCTGATGATGATAGCTTCGGTCTGGTAGTTACGCGGTCTGGTCATTTCAGGATATACATCAACTCCTGGAGGGATTCAATCTCATAATCCGGTATTACGCCGGTGAGCTTGCTCATGAATCCCGTCCCGCTCCAGTACCGCTACCTGACGACAAACGGCACGACAAGGGCAATCACTCCGGTGCATACGGCGGCGAGGATGAAGAGGTTGTACCGGGTATTGTAGTTGGCCAGCAGCGATTCATCATAGTAGCCGGATACACCTTGGTCCTGGTACATCTTGAGAAGGCCATGGATGAGCTTGGTCCTGGTCTGCTTGCCCTTCTGCAGACCTATTATCACAACGGCATTGACCACGACGAGCAGGGCGACAAAGAGTATCATGACTATTGTCCAGGTGACATCATCACGAGACTCTCCGGCGATTCCGGTGTTGATGCCGAGGGTCAGCAGGTTGAGGAGAATGGCGGTGATGACGAATATCGTATCCGTGCGTGCGTTCTGCTGGAGTTCCGAGATTATGTGTTCGTGAACCCGTTCAATCATGTTTTACCTCCACTACTGGAATTCTACCGAGCACCATGATGTGTGTCAAGGAAGTATATTCGCTGGATATGCGACGGTTTGCGCGGAGTAGTCCCGATGTCTCGTCACGGCGTCCGGAGATTCGGCTCAGGGTGACACCCCGCGGAACATACCAGCTGGTGTTTCTGCAACTGAGTACTACCTATCTGCCGAATACCAGTTCGTTCGGTTCCCGGGACCCTCTCTTCAGTAGAATATCCCGTTCCTTGAGAAGGCAGGCCCGATTGTGGGCAATGGCAGTATCATACTGACCGCTTTCCCAGGCGTGCATGCACAGGATACCCTTGTCATAGAATGGGTCGTCGTAGTTGGGTATACTCAGATTACGGACGGCCTTGGCCTTAGCCTCAAACTTTTCGTCCTGCAGTTCGCCGTCGAAGTACAGCTCTTCACCAAGTCCGAAGTAGAGTACTCCCGTTTCGAAGGAGGTGTTGAAGGCATAGAACGGCCGGAGCAGGCTGTCAATGACAGTGGCAACCCGCTCATTAAGCTCCGTTATCTCGCTCGTGTCCCGTACGTAGAGTATCCGAAGGGCGTGCCGGTCGATTGACCCGAAGATGACCTGTTGAATGTACTCGTACTCCCGGACATCATTAGTGTAGCGGTAGAGCTGGTTGAATCGGCCGATTGTCTCGATATCAATTATGGTGCCTTCGAAATCCGATTGGATCTCTTCCTGGTATTCCTGTATCAATGTCGTCCTTCCCAGTTGCGATAATATGGAGAAGTGGGTGGGGTGGCTAAAGCTTCTGCCTTCCTTCGATTGCCCGGGTGAGCGTGGTATCGTCGGCGTATTCCAACTCAGTACCGAAGGGGAGCCCATGGGCAAGTCGGGTAACCCTGACACCGATGGGGGAAATAACGTGGTTGAGGTAGAGGGCGGTCTGTTCACCTTCAAGGTTGGTATTGGTGGCCAGGATGACTTCCTGTATGGTACCTTCCTGCAGACGGTCGGTAAGCTCCCTGATTCTAACATCACCGGAGCCAACGCCTTCGGTCGGGGAGATGGCACCGTGGAGTACGTGATAGAGGCCGTGGTAGACGCCGGTATGCTCTATTGCCAGGATGTCCTGGGGTTGCTCAACGACGCAGACCGTGCTGCGGTCGCGCTGCTCGCTGAGGCAGAGTGGGCAGGGGTCGACGTCAGTTACGTTGTAGCAGACGGAGCAGAGCGTTATCTTCTGCTTGACCTCCCGTATGGTGTCGGCGAGGAGGCCGGTCTGTTCGCGGGGAGCGCGTAGCAGATAGTAGGTGATGCGCTGAGCACTCTTGGGCCCGATGCCGGGCAACTTGCTCAGTTCCTGGACGAGCCGGTTGATGGCATCAGCGGCCGGTATGCGACCCTGATTCAATGTAAATCCTCCAGAACCTTAGTGATTAAGTCAGCCCCGGTATCTTGAGGCCGCCGGTCAGCCCCTTCATGCGCTTGGCGGCTGCCTTTTCTGATTTCGCCTGGGCGTCACGTACCGCTTTCAGTACCAGTTGCTCTAGCTGCTCCGGCTTCTCCGGGTCCATGGCGTCGGGAGAGATAGATATCGATACTATCTTCTGCTGACCGTTTGCGGTGACCTTGACGGCGCCCTTTCCGGCCTCGGCCTGCACTTCTGTCTTTTCGAGTTCCTTCTGGGCCTCTTCAAGTTTGGCCTTGAGTTGCCGTGCCTGGTTTATCATGGAAAGGTTCATACTTCCTCCGTATCTTCAATCTGGGCACCGAGCTTCAGCGCTTCTTTCACGAGATGGTTGTCTTCAGCGACGCATTGTACGCGGCACGGGTGCCCGAGAAAGCTGCTTATAATGCTATCGACTACTCTCTGGTTTTCCGGGTCTTCGAGCTTCTCTTTGAATACCGGATATTTGAAGGAGAGGATTACCTTGTCATTCTCGACAGAGACCGGCTGAACGCCGGCGCTTCTCAGGATGGCCAGGGCGGGAGTTTTCCTGGTCTCCAGTGGGGCTTCCTCGATGACCTTCCTCCAGTCCTGCCGTAGTCGTTCCGTTTCGCTTCCCGGTGCTGCTGCCGGGCTGCTGGTGGCGACTGCGGGCTGCGGTGTTTCAGAGGGCGCGGGTTTTCTTTCCGGTGGCCTGGTGGTTGGCGCAGTGGTTACCGGTGGAGGTGTGGTCTTCTGCACCGGACGGGGTGCTGGTTCAGGTCGTCTGGCGGGCTTTTCTTCTTCGGCCGGTGGTGCCAGGCTGCAATCGACAATAGCCAGCTCCAGGGGGAGCGCGGAGTGGTTCTCAAGACCGATGTCAAGCTGGCCGAAGGTCTTGACCACCTTCAGTACATGGGCCAGCGAGGCTTTGGTGGCCAGGCCTTTAAGCTCAGCGAGGTCTTCGGTGGTGAGGTCGACCGATTCATCGGCACCGGTCTTGACCAGTAGTAGCGCCCTGAGATATTCGACCAGCTCACGGTTAAACTGACGCAGGTTAAGGCCGTCATTGTTGACGTTGTTTATCGTGGCCACCCCGGCGGGGATGTCACCATTGATGATGTGTCTGGCCAGCTCTATGGTACGCCGGTCTCCTGTAATGCCCAGGACCTCCTGGACCTGGCGGAATCCGATATCGGAACCGTAGTAGGTGGTCATCTGCTGGAGAAGGTTCTCGGCATCGCGCAGGCTTCCGGTAGCGCTCCTGGCAATAAGGCGGACCGCCTCCGGCTCGGCGGTGATGCCTTCGCTCTCACAGATTCGGGTCAGTTTGGTGATGATGTCCTGCTGGGAGAGACGGCGGAAATCGAAACGCTGGCAGCGTGAGATGATTGTGGGGAGTATCTTGTGGGACTCGGTGGTAGCGAGGATGAAGATGACGTGTGCCGGCGGCTCCTCCAGTGTCTTGAGCAGGGCATTGGAGGCCGCAGTGCTCAGCATGTGGACTTCATCGATGATGTAGACCTTGTAGCGGGCTTCGTTGGGGGCGTAGTTGACCTTTTCGCGGAGACTGCGGATATCGTCGACTCCGGTGTTGCTGGCGGCGTCAATCTCGATGACATCCAGGGCACGCCCTTCTGTTATTGCCTGACACATGTCGCAGGTGTTGCACGCCTCACCCTGGCCGTTAGTCAGGCAGTTAACTGCCTTGGCGAGGGCCCGTGCAGTGCTGGTTTTGCCGGTGCCACGCGGACCGCAGAAGAGATAGGCGTGGGAAATGCGACCACTGGCAAGGGCATTGAGCAGGGTCTGCGTTATCGGTTCCTGACCGACCACCTCAGCCAGTGTTCCGGGTCGCCACTTACGGTAAAAGACCTGTGAAGTCATGTTTTTCGTCACCATTATACCCTATTACGGCGGCTTTCTAAAGGTTTTGCGGGCGTTGGTATGGTTGGTGACAGGCCATTCTCTCCCGGCA
Proteins encoded in this window:
- the recR gene encoding recombination mediator RecR, producing MNQGRIPAADAINRLVQELSKLPGIGPKSAQRITYYLLRAPREQTGLLADTIREVKQKITLCSVCYNVTDVDPCPLCLSEQRDRSTVCVVEQPQDILAIEHTGVYHGLYHVLHGAISPTEGVGSGDVRIRELTDRLQEGTIQEVILATNTNLEGEQTALYLNHVISPIGVRVTRLAHGLPFGTELEYADDTTLTRAIEGRQKL
- a CDS encoding YbaB/EbfC family nucleoid-associated protein, with the protein product MNLSMINQARQLKAKLEEAQKELEKTEVQAEAGKGAVKVTANGQQKIVSISISPDAMDPEKPEQLEQLVLKAVRDAQAKSEKAAAKRMKGLTGGLKIPGLT
- the dnaX gene encoding DNA polymerase III subunit gamma/tau, with translation MVTKNMTSQVFYRKWRPGTLAEVVGQEPITQTLLNALASGRISHAYLFCGPRGTGKTSTARALAKAVNCLTNGQGEACNTCDMCQAITEGRALDVIEIDAASNTGVDDIRSLREKVNYAPNEARYKVYIIDEVHMLSTAASNALLKTLEEPPAHVIFILATTESHKILPTIISRCQRFDFRRLSQQDIITKLTRICESEGITAEPEAVRLIARSATGSLRDAENLLQQMTTYYGSDIGFRQVQEVLGITGDRRTIELARHIINGDIPAGVATINNVNNDGLNLRQFNRELVEYLRALLLVKTGADESVDLTTEDLAELKGLATKASLAHVLKVVKTFGQLDIGLENHSALPLELAIVDCSLAPPAEEEKPARRPEPAPRPVQKTTPPPVTTAPTTRPPERKPAPSETPQPAVATSSPAAAPGSETERLRQDWRKVIEEAPLETRKTPALAILRSAGVQPVSVENDKVILSFKYPVFKEKLEDPENQRVVDSIISSFLGHPCRVQCVAEDNHLVKEALKLGAQIEDTEEV
- the recO gene encoding DNA repair protein RecO, with the translated sequence MTRPRNYQTEAIIIRKTKLREADHILTLYTPGLGKIQGVARGVRRPKSKLAGHLEMLTHSQVSLARGRNLDTITGSQTINGFLLLKTDLWLTSYGLYLIELVNQFTPEHVENPALFQLLLDTMHNLCQDVDRELTLRYFELKLLHEVGYRPQLQQCVACHQPLEPVTNYFSPSTGGVLCPDCRQTQPFTYPISVNALKVLRLLQGSDYDTANRLKLNAQLSRELETIMRSYLKHLLERDLKSAGWLDTLREQKAQT